One Carassius gibelio isolate Cgi1373 ecotype wild population from Czech Republic chromosome A7, carGib1.2-hapl.c, whole genome shotgun sequence DNA window includes the following coding sequences:
- the mfap3l gene encoding microfibrillar-associated protein 3-like produces the protein MNQVNGYVIIYLVAAIGFCAAEAFNISAVDGGRGENGTEADGDGLVPVVLSKVNQIIAREGNCALIDCNITGDPFPNIQWFNSHGHLLDVKKSDGKWWILDNGVLNITSITFADRGKYTCVASNAHGKANCTVTLRVVFTNGDMGVYYMVVCLVTFTIIMILNITRLCMMSSHLKKTEKAINDFFRTEGAEKLQKAFEIAKRIPIITSAKTLELAKVTQFKTMEFARYIEELARSIPLPPLIMNCRTFMEEILEVVGVEEMRHTFVRQAPEGHDLTAAGTSDDVFTILHERERARERERSDSPAVDSDDASLHEQPQHIAIQVSVHPPLAAAECCNIEAPPLSNIVSSPPPLAQLALEAESKENKAESVQDDGVAQKTQVIYESHV, from the exons ATGAACCAGGTGAACGGATACGTGATCATTTATTTAGTGGCCGCGATTGGTTTCTGTGCGGCAGAGGCTTTCAACATCTCTGCGGTGGATGGAGGCCGAGGAGAGAACGGGACGGAGGCAGATGGGGACGGCTTGGTTCCTGTGGTGCTCAGCAAAGTAAACCAGATCATCGCCCGTGAGGGGAACTGTGCATTAATTGACTGTAATATCACCGGCGACCCTTTTCCAAATATCCAGTGGTTCAACTCGCACGGACACCTGCTTGACGTTAAGAAAAGTG ATGGAAAATGGTGGATTCTGGACAACGGCGTCCTCAACATCACCAGCATCACGTTCGCGGACCGTGGCAAATACACGTGCGTGGCCTCCAACGCTCATGGCAAGGCCAACTGCACAGTGACTCTGCGCGTGGTCTTCACCAACGGAGATATGGGTGTGTATTACATGGTGGTGTGTCTAGTGACGTTTACCATCATCATGATTCTGAACATCACTCGCCTTTGCATGATGAGCAGCCATCTGAAGAAAACCGAGAAGGCCATCAACGACTTCTTCCGCACAGAAGGTGCAGAGAAGCTGCAAAAGGCTTTTGAGATCGCGAAACGTATTCCTATCATTACCTCGGCAAAAACGCTGGAGCTGGCGAAGGTCACGCAGTTCAAGACCATGGAGTTTGCGCGCTACATCGAGGAGTTAGCACGTAGCATACCGCTCCCGCCGCTGATCATGAACTGCCGCACTTTCATGGAGGAGATCCTCGAGGTCGTCGGCGTGGAGGAAATGAGACACACTTTTGTCCGGCAAGCACCCGAGGGTCACGACTTGACGGCTGCCGGCACTTCTGATGATGTTTTCACGATCTTGCATGAAAGAGAGCGGGCGAGAGAAAGGGAACGCAGCGATTCTCCCGCCGTGGACTCGGACGATGCGTCGCTTCACGAGCAACCTCAGCACATAGCTATTCAGGTTTCGGTTCATCCACCGTTGGCTGCAGCAGAATGCTGTAACATAGAAGCTCCGCCTCTTTCCAACATAGTCTCCTCTCCACCCCCATTGGCTCAGCTGGCTCTGGAGGCGGAGTCTAAGGAAAACAAGGCGGAGTCTGTACAAGATGATGGTGTTGCACAGAAAACCCAAGTCATTTATGAAAGCCATGTGTAA